The following proteins are encoded in a genomic region of Cryptomeria japonica chromosome 11, Sugi_1.0, whole genome shotgun sequence:
- the LOC131071114 gene encoding pentatricopeptide repeat-containing protein At1g56690, mitochondrial, protein MHFPRFNHTHTVPVPFTAHLTFNVRAQRREGLLREALHNPPGYSFTYLKLLQTCSTKIALSEVNQNHSLITDNGFLFPRHTIFQNNLVNMYVKCGNLGDARKMFDGMAERDVSSWNTIIAAYRKHGYPRETLTLLHQMQRTGVKPDQFTFASILPVCAKIRALEQGMNIHPSIIERGFLSDVVVASALLDMYAKCRSLYKARELFDKMPQRNVVSWNAMIAGYAQYGVFEEALRLFKEMPQPDVISWTAMVAGCAQHGVVDEALRFFKEMPQRNVVSWNAMITGFAQNGFLEEAFSIFKEMPQRNVISWTAMVAGYSQNGFVEKALETFKEMQVAGVKPDSTTFASVLPACAQMGALEQGMQIHLSIIESGSSSGVLVVNALIDMYAKCGSICKARNLFDKMTQRDVASWNAMIAGYAQSGFSEKALETFKQMQLTGLKANSITFVSILPACAKMGALEQGMNIHESIIESGFLSDVAVASVLVDMYSKCGSIQKARELFDKMPNKNLISWNAMIAGYAQNGFCMDALKLFQLMKYSGTSPDYISLTSVLFACSHAGLVDEGCKYFNDMSFSYCITPTIDHYVCMVDLLGRASYFEETLNFIIKMPIKPEVIVWTCFLVVCRSYKNIRLGVFTASLLFELDPTSTTAYVLLSNIYAEVGRWSEVQKVRKLMKDRGIQKMPGCSWIENHKMAHTFCAGDRSHPQTQEIYAKLEELSWEMKASGYFPDLRHVLNDVEEEEKELFLCHHSEKLAIAFGLLNSSPGTTIRVVKNLRICVDCHTVAKLISKIVGRQIVVRDAIRFHHFTQGKCTCGDYW, encoded by the coding sequence ATGCATTTCCCACGCTTCAATCATACTCATACGGTGCCAGTGCCATTCACTGCCCATCTCACTTTCAATGTCAGAGCACAACGTAGGGAGGGTTTGTTGAGAGAGGCTTTGCACAACCCACCTGGATATTCTTTTACATATCTTAAATTGCTGCAGACCTGCAGTACCAAGATTGCACTTTCAGAGGTTAATCAAAACCATTCTCTCATCACTGACAACGGATTTCTATTTCCCAGACATACGATTTTTCAAAATAACCTTGTCAACATGTATGTCAAGTGTGGGAATTTGGGAGATGCACGTAAAATGTTCGACGGCATGGCAGAAAGAGATGTTTCGTCATGGAACACCATAATTGCAGCTTACAGAAAACATGGGTATCCTCGGGAGACATTAACCCTGTTGCACCAAATGCAACGAACAGGCGTCAAACCTGATCAGTTTACCTTTGCCAGTATACTGCCAGTCTGTGCCAAAAtaagagctttggaacagggtatgaacATTCATCCGAGCATAATTGAAAGGGGATTTttatcagatgttgtagttgcaagtgcCCTGCTAGACATGTACGCGAAATGTAGAAGCTTatacaaggcacgtgaactgtttgacaaaatgcctcaaagaaatgtggtctcatggaatgcaatgattgcagggtATGCACAGTATGGTGTTTTTGAAGAGGCTTTAAGGCTTTTCAAAGAAATGCCTCAACCGGATGTCATTTCATGGACTGCAATGGTTGCCGGTTGTGCACAACATGGTGTTGTCGACGAGGCTTTAAGGTTTTTTAAGGAAATGCCTCAGAGAAATGTGGTTTCGTGGAACGCGATGATTACAGgatttgcacaaaatggatttcttGAAGAGGCTTTTAGTATTTTCAaagaaatgcctcaaagaaatgtgatctcGTGGACTGCAATGGTTGCAGGATATTCacaaaatgggtttgttgaaaAAGCCTTGGAAACTTTCAAGGAAATGCAagtggcaggtgtaaagccagatTCTACAACCTTTGCGAGCGTTCTCCCAGCCTGTGCccaaatgggagctttagaacagggTATGCAAATTCATCTAAGCATAATTGAAAGTGGATCTTCATCAGGCGTTTTAGTTGTCAATGCCcttatagacatgtatgcaaaatgcggAAGCATATGCAAGGCACGTAATCTGTTTGATAAGATGACTCAGAGAGATGTGGCTTCGTGGAAtgcgatgattgcaggatatgcacaaagtgGTTTTTCTGAAAAGGCCTTGGAGACATTTAAGCAAATGCAATTAACGGGTTTAAAGGCAAACTCTATAACCTTTGTCAGCATCCTCCCAgcgtgtgccaaaatgggagctttagaacagggTATGAACATCCATGAAAGCATAATTGAAAGCGGATTTTTGTCAGATGTAGCAGTTGCAAGTGTCCTGGTCGACATGTattcaaaatgtggaagcatacagaAAGcccgtgaactgtttgacaaaatgcctaacAAAAATTTAATCTCATGGAAtgcgatgattgcaggatatgcacaaaatggcttTTGCATGGATGCTCTCAAACTCTTTCAACTAATGAAATACTCTGGAACATCCCCTGACTATATAAGCCTCACTTCTGTTTTATTTGCATGCAGCCATGCAGGTTTAGTGGATGAGGGCTGCAAATACTTTAATGACATGAGTTTCTCGTACTGCATTACGCCTACAATTGATCATTATGTGtgcatggttgaccttcttggcCGTGCTAGCTATTTTGAGGAAACACTAAACTTTATCATTAAAATGCCAATTAAACCTGAGGTGATTGTGTGGACGTGTTTTCTTGTTGTCTGCAGATCGTATAAAAATATAAGGTTAGGAGTATTTACAGCAAGTCTCCTTTTTGAGCTGGATCCTACTAGCACCACGGCTTATGTTCTTCTGTCAAACATCTACGCAGAAGTAGGGAGGTGGAGTGAGGTTCAAAAAGtaagaaaattgatgaaagataGAGGAATTCAAAAGATGcctggatgtagttggattgaaAACCATAAAATGGCACATACTTTTTGTGCAGGGGACAGATCACATCCACAGACACAGGAGATCTATGCAAAGTTGGAGGAATTGTCTTGGGAGATGAAGGCATCAGGGTATTTTCCAGATTTAAGACATGTACTGAATGATGTAGAGGAAGAGGAAAAAGAATTGTTCCTCTGTCATCATAGTGAGAAGTTGGCAATTGCATTTGGACTACTAAATTCATCTCCTGGAACAACTATTAGAGTTGTCAAGAACCTTCGAATATGTGTTGACTGCCACACAGTAGCCAAGCTTATCTCCAAAATAGTTGGAAGACAAATTGTTGTGAGAGATGCAATCCGCTTCCATCACTTCACACAAGGAAAATGTACTTGTGGAGATTATTGGTGA
- the LOC131071115 gene encoding pentatricopeptide repeat-containing protein At3g12770-like, translated as MPIPISREAPHNLLKIQNPSLHCSIYLRLLQTWVAKIGVSKGEEISSLNTYRGFAFAACPKFQNNLIKMYDKCGRLVDARKVFEEITERDISSWNTLIAASRRHGFPHEALELFNEMQRTGIQPDKFTFASILPACAKTRALDQGMNIHQSVVEKGFLSNVVVATALVDMYAKCGSIHKARELFDRMPERNSVSWNSMISGYAQNGILDEALRLFNEMPQPDVVSWTAIVAGYAQNGVLDEALRFFNAMPQRNVVSWNAMIAGFAQNGVLDEALKLFKEAPLRNVVSWTAMVAGYAQHGVLDEALRFFEEMPQKNVISWTAIIAGYAQNGFVEKALETFKQMQLAGVQPNSTTFASILPACAKMGDLQRGIDIHQSITERGLSSDVIVASALVDMYAKCGSIDKARELFDNMPQRNVISWNAMITGYAQNGFVEKALEAFKQMQLADVEPYCTTFASILPACAKMGALEQGTEIHQSLIEKGFLSDVVVVNALIDMYAKCGCIHKAHELFCKMSQRNVISWNAMIAGYAQNGLVEKALETFKQMPSEDVKPDSTTFVSILPACAKMGALEQGIDIHQSIIESGFLSDVVVASALVDMYAKCGSIHKARELFDKIPQRNVISWNAMIAGYAHNGFCLEALDLFELMKHSPTYPDIISFACVLFACSHGGLVDRGCTYFNVMSNHYYITPTVDHYVCIVDLLARAGYLEDTLKFIFKMPVKPVVVVWTCFLGACRSHMNIGLGVFTATLLFDLDPKNAATYVLLSNMYAEVGRWGEVQMIRRLMKDRGIGKMPGCSWIECHKMVHAFCVGDRSHPQTQEIYAKLEELSWEMKLAGYFPDSRLSLNDVEVEEKELFLCHHSEKLAIAFGLLNTLPGTTIRVVKNLRVCANCHTATKFISKIVGRQIVVRDANRFHHFKQGQCSCGDYW; from the coding sequence ATGCCAATCCCAATTTCAAGGGAGGCGCCACACAATCTGCTTAAAATTCAAAACCCATCACTACACTGCTCGATATATCTTCGACTATTGCAGACCTGGGTTGCCAAGATTGGGGTTTCGAAAGGTGAAGAAATTTCCTCTCTCAATACTTACAGAGGATTTGCGTTTGCTGCTTGCCCAAAATTTCAAAATAACCTAATCAAAATGTATGATAAGTGCGGTAGGTTGGTAGATGCACGTAAAGTGTTTGAAGAAATCACAGAAAGAGACATATCATCATGGAATACCCTAATTGCAGCTTCCAGAAGACATGGGTTTCCTCATGAGGCATTGGAACTGTTTAACGAAATGCAAAGAACAGGCATCCAACCTGATAAGTTCACCTTTGCCAGTATACTTCCAGCCTGTGCCAAAACAAGAGCTTTGGATCAGGGTATGAATATCCATCAAAGCGTAGTGGAAAAGGGTTTTTtatcaaatgttgtagttgcaacagcccttgtagacatgtatgcaaaatgtggaagtatacacaaggcacgtgaattgtttgatagaatgccagAAAGAAATTCGGTTTCGTGGAATTCGATGATctctggatatgcacaaaatggtatTCTTGATGAGGCTTTAAGGCTTTTCAACGAGATGCCTCAACCAGATGTCGTTTCATGGACTGCAATTGTTGCAGGATATGCGCAAAATGGTGTTCTTGATGAGGCTTTAAGGTTTTTCAAtgcaatgcctcaaagaaatgtggtctcatggaatgcgatgATTGCAGGATTTGCACAAAATGGCGTTCTTGATGAGGCTTTAAAGCTTTTCAAAGAAGCACCTCTAAGAAACGTAGTTTCGTGGACTGCAATGGTTGCAGGATATGCTCAACATGGTGTTCTTGATGAGGCTTTAAGGTTTTTCGAAGAAATGCCTCAAAAAAATGTGATCTCATGGACTGCAattattgcaggatatgcacaaaatggcttTGTTGAAAAGGCcttagaaactttcaaacaaatgcaattggcaggtgtacaGCCGAACTCCACAACCTTCGCAAGCatcctcccagcctgtgccaaaatgggagatttgcaacgaggtatagacatccatcaaagcataacagaaaGGGGATTGTCATCAGATGTTATAGTTGCAagtgctctggtagacatgtatgccaaatgtggaagcatagacaaggcacgtgaactatttgataacatgcctcaaagaaatgtgatctcatggaatgccatgattacAGGATACGCACAAAATGGGTTTGTCGAAAAGGCATTGGAagcttttaagcaaatgcaattagcagaTGTAGAACCATACTgtacaacctttgctagcatcctcccagcctgtgccaaaatgggagctttggaacagggtacgGAGATACATCAAAGCCTTATTGAAAAAggatttttgtcagatgttgttgttgtgaatgccctgatagacatgtatgcaaaatgtggatgcATTCACAAGGCGCATGAACTGTTTTGTAAAATGTCCCAAAgaaatgtcatctcatggaatgccatgattgcaggatacgCACAAAATGGCCTTGTTGAAAAGGCACTggaaacttttaagcaaatgccATCGGAGGATGTAAAGCCAGACTCCACAACCTTTGTCAGTATCCtgccagcctgtgccaaaatgggagctttggaacagggtatagacatccatcaaagcataatcgaaagTGGATTTTTGTCCGATGTTGTAGTTGCAAGcgccctagtagacatgtatgcaaaatgtggaagcatacataAGGCAcgcgaattgtttgacaaaatacctcagagaaatgtgatctcatggaatgccatgattgcaggatatgcacataaTGGATTTTGCTTAGAAGCTCTTGATctctttgaattaatgaagcactcgCCAACATATCCTGACATTATAAGCTTTGCTTGTGTCCTCTTTGCATGCAGCCATGGAGGTTTAGTGGACAGGGGCTGTACATACTTCAATGTCATGAGTAACCATTATTACATTACGCCTACAGTTGATCATTATGTGTGCATAGTTGACCTCCTTGCCCGTGCTGGCTATCTTGAGGACACTCTAAAATTTATCTTTAAGATGCCGGTTAAGCCTGTGGTGGTTGTTTGGACATGTTTTCTTGGCGCTTGTAGATCACATATGAATATAGGGTTGGGCGTATTTACAGCAACTCTGCTTTTTGATTTGGATCCTAAAAATGCTGCAACCTATGTTCTTCTCTCAAACATGTATGCAGAAGTGGGCAGGTGGGGTGAGGTTCAAATGATAAGGAGATTGATGAAAGATAGAGGAATTGGAAAGATGcctggatgtagttggattgaGTGTCATAAAATGGTACATGCTTTTTGTGTAGGTGACAGATCACACCCACAGACGCAGGAGATTTATGCAAAGTTGGAAGAATTGTCTTGGGAGATGAAGTTGGCAGGGTATTTTCCAGATTCAAGACTTTCACTTAATGACGTGGAGGTGGAGGAAAAAGAATTATTTCTCTGCCACCATAGCGAGAAATTGGCAATTGCATTTGGTTTGTTAAACACACTCCCTGGAACAACCATTAGAGTTGTTAAGAACCTTCGGGTATGTGCTAATTGTCATACTGCAACAAAATTTATCTCCAAGATTGTTGGAAGACAAATTGTTGTGAGAGATGCAAACAGGTTCCATCATTTTAAACAAGGACAATGTTCTTGCGGAGATTATTGGTGA